From Cohaesibacter gelatinilyticus, the proteins below share one genomic window:
- a CDS encoding nuclear transport factor 2 family protein produces the protein MSIKEIVLQAVTAIFIHFDPEAAEQLLAKDYIQHNPAVPTGAAPILGFIPGLKDSGIKVDIHRVITEGDMVVLHTTYNNAQAFGADTLVGFDIFRVEDGKVAEHWDNLTPLTPPNPSGHTQTDGPTEVADLDRTAENKALVTDFVETILKGGDVDRITDFLSTETYIQHNSQIADGLGGLGAALKAMAEQGIQMIYNDVHIVVAEGNMVFTASEGTFGGKPTAFYDLFRVADGKIVEHWDVIADIPAEMAHDNGKF, from the coding sequence ATGTCAATCAAAGAAATCGTTTTGCAAGCTGTAACCGCAATCTTCATCCACTTCGATCCCGAAGCGGCAGAGCAACTGCTTGCCAAAGATTATATCCAGCATAATCCTGCAGTCCCAACAGGTGCAGCTCCTATCCTGGGATTTATCCCTGGCCTGAAAGACAGTGGTATCAAAGTCGATATCCATCGAGTGATCACTGAGGGTGACATGGTCGTCCTGCATACTACTTACAACAATGCGCAGGCGTTCGGTGCAGACACACTGGTCGGCTTTGATATATTCCGTGTTGAGGATGGCAAGGTTGCTGAACATTGGGATAACCTTACACCACTCACACCTCCGAATCCTTCTGGCCACACACAGACAGATGGTCCAACCGAGGTTGCTGATCTGGACAGAACTGCTGAAAACAAAGCACTTGTGACTGACTTCGTGGAAACCATTTTGAAGGGTGGAGATGTGGACCGGATCACAGATTTCCTGTCGACCGAGACATATATCCAGCACAATAGCCAAATCGCTGATGGTTTGGGCGGTTTGGGCGCCGCTTTGAAAGCAATGGCCGAACAGGGCATTCAGATGATCTACAATGATGTTCATATCGTTGTAGCGGAAGGCAACATGGTCTTTACAGCATCCGAGGGAACATTCGGTGGCAAACCGACTGCCTTCTATGATCTCTTCCGGGTGGCTGATGGCAAGATCGTTGAGCACTGGGATGTGATCGCGGACATTCCAGCGGAAATGGCTCACGATAACGGCAAGTTTTAA
- a CDS encoding VOC family protein has protein sequence MATSDAPITIGQVALTVRDLDKTAKFYEDVIGLGLIKRDGESALLGAENIPLFELRQDKNAMPSPNEAGLFHTAFLLPTRQDLGSWLVHASERGVRLEGASHHGVSEALYLNDPEGNGIEIYRDLPRDEWARSGNAVHMTTRPLDLKSLTQKFGNWTGVPKDTVIGHVHLRVGDVTEAANFITQKIGMVQTFQLPSARWFGSGGYHHHLAVNEWQSQGVGRRPAGTTGLASIELLAEPNVLPSNIITDPWGTEFKIIAAQSRAA, from the coding sequence ATGGCAACTTCGGACGCCCCCATTACAATTGGACAGGTCGCATTGACTGTCCGTGATCTGGACAAAACAGCGAAATTCTATGAAGACGTTATTGGTCTTGGTCTGATCAAGCGTGACGGTGAATCTGCGCTTCTCGGTGCAGAGAACATCCCGTTGTTTGAGTTGCGCCAAGACAAAAATGCGATGCCCTCCCCGAATGAGGCCGGGTTGTTTCACACAGCATTTTTGCTGCCAACAAGGCAAGACCTCGGCTCATGGTTGGTCCATGCGTCAGAGCGTGGGGTTAGACTTGAAGGTGCATCGCACCATGGTGTCAGCGAGGCACTTTACCTCAATGACCCAGAGGGCAACGGCATCGAGATTTACCGAGACTTGCCGCGCGATGAATGGGCCCGTAGTGGCAATGCCGTTCATATGACCACCCGCCCTTTGGACTTGAAGTCATTGACACAAAAGTTTGGCAACTGGACGGGTGTGCCAAAAGATACAGTTATCGGCCACGTCCATCTGCGTGTTGGTGATGTCACCGAAGCGGCGAACTTCATCACCCAGAAGATAGGAATGGTGCAAACATTCCAACTTCCCTCAGCCCGCTGGTTTGGATCAGGTGGATATCACCATCATCTGGCGGTCAACGAATGGCAGTCACAGGGCGTTGGGCGTCGGCCTGCCGGAACTACCGGATTAGCCAGTATCGAACTGTTGGCTGAACCAAATGTTCTTCCTTCGAACATCATCACCGACCCGTGGGGCACTGAATTCAAAATCATTGCAGCACAATCGCGGGCCGCATGA
- a CDS encoding LysR family transcriptional regulator: MDRIDGMQSFVAVVETGSFVAAGQRLGISNKLVSKRVAQLENQLGMSLLHRTTRSMSLTHEGERYLEGARRVLVELEQLETEFDVSDGLKGTMRIAAPLTYGDTAVASAASRFVELNPNVTVELELSDTYVDLAKGGFDIAIRIGNLSDSSLIVRKLGETDMKVVATPSYLEKHGLPSHPTELTDHICIRDANNPDPNRWPFLIEGQTVQVPVSGPFIANSPPACLVPTRAGLGIFICPSVFLGDDIEKGRLVELFPSFQSRTLPIQSVQLPSAFRKPRVRAFINFMRDEIKAQSSS, translated from the coding sequence TTGGATCGTATTGATGGAATGCAGAGTTTCGTAGCAGTGGTGGAAACCGGATCATTTGTTGCCGCCGGGCAGCGCTTGGGCATTTCGAACAAGCTCGTGAGCAAACGCGTTGCCCAACTCGAAAATCAACTCGGCATGTCGCTACTGCATCGAACAACCCGTTCTATGTCGCTGACCCACGAAGGTGAACGTTATCTTGAAGGGGCGCGTCGCGTGCTGGTTGAATTGGAACAGTTGGAGACTGAGTTTGATGTCTCAGACGGGCTAAAAGGTACCATGCGAATAGCCGCACCACTGACCTATGGCGATACAGCTGTAGCCAGCGCCGCTAGTCGTTTTGTCGAGCTGAATCCCAATGTAACGGTCGAACTGGAATTATCCGACACCTATGTCGATCTCGCAAAGGGTGGGTTCGATATTGCAATCAGGATCGGTAACCTCAGCGATTCCAGTCTGATTGTTCGCAAACTTGGCGAAACCGATATGAAAGTTGTTGCTACGCCATCCTATCTCGAAAAACATGGTTTACCTTCACATCCAACCGAATTGACTGACCACATTTGCATCCGAGACGCCAATAATCCTGACCCAAACCGTTGGCCTTTCCTGATTGAAGGGCAAACCGTACAGGTTCCTGTATCCGGTCCATTTATTGCTAACAGTCCGCCCGCTTGCCTGGTACCAACACGAGCGGGCTTGGGGATATTCATATGTCCAAGTGTTTTTCTGGGCGATGATATTGAAAAGGGTCGGCTGGTCGAACTCTTTCCGTCCTTTCAGTCGCGCACATTGCCAATTCAAAGCGTCCAGCTCCCGTCAGCGTTCCGAAAACCTCGCGTGAGAGCTTTCATCAATTTCATGCGAGATGAGATAAAGGCACAATCGTCTTCATGA
- a CDS encoding ABC-F family ATP-binding cassette domain-containing protein yields the protein MPSITLSDVRWAAPDGTVLFSRLDLSLSREHVGLVGRNGAGKTTLLRLLAGEIAPSSGCISRNAKVGYLPQTLGIPENDNIADLFGVRDQITSLRKMEAGEATASDFAGADWMLEGRMAASLARVGLDDIAPDCQLASLSGGQRTRAALAALFFCDPDILFLDEPTNHLDKQGRTLVIEALRAWPHGLMVASHDRFLLNDMDMITELSGLGLRCYGGNYAAYRHQKNVELAAARHDHVQAEQQVAQSKRRAQKAAERKARTNRQGRILRASGSQSKMLMDVAKQRSENSGSANAHLRQNRCAEANRALEKAREKIEILEPLSIHIASTGLTADRSVLDMEDLNFGFEPDRPVLQSVSLEIRGPERIAIEGNNGTGKSTLLSCIMGDLTPLSGTLFLHVSMALLDQDMQLLNPDQTILQNITRLDPEATQNECQATLARFGFRAKAASRLVGTLSGGQQMRVGLACTLGRKTPPQLLLLDEPSNHLDIETTELLEAALSDYDGALILVSHDPVFIRNIGIDRSLVL from the coding sequence ATGCCTTCTATCACACTTTCTGACGTCCGCTGGGCAGCTCCAGATGGCACCGTGCTATTTTCCAGACTTGATCTTTCACTCAGCCGCGAACATGTCGGCCTTGTAGGCCGCAATGGAGCCGGGAAAACCACCCTTTTACGCTTGTTGGCCGGAGAGATAGCACCGTCTTCCGGATGCATTTCCCGTAACGCAAAGGTGGGATATCTGCCCCAGACACTCGGTATTCCGGAAAATGACAATATTGCAGACCTGTTCGGTGTGCGAGATCAGATTACAAGCTTGCGAAAGATGGAAGCTGGTGAAGCCACAGCAAGTGATTTTGCAGGAGCAGATTGGATGCTGGAGGGCAGGATGGCAGCATCTCTCGCCCGTGTCGGGCTGGATGATATCGCACCAGATTGCCAATTGGCATCTCTATCTGGTGGACAAAGAACGCGGGCGGCGCTTGCTGCCTTGTTCTTTTGCGACCCGGATATTCTATTCCTGGATGAACCAACCAATCATTTGGACAAACAAGGCCGCACTCTGGTTATTGAGGCTTTGCGAGCTTGGCCACATGGCCTCATGGTAGCAAGCCATGACCGGTTTCTTTTGAACGACATGGATATGATCACCGAATTGTCAGGGCTCGGTCTACGGTGCTACGGCGGCAACTATGCCGCATATCGCCACCAAAAGAATGTGGAGCTTGCTGCCGCACGGCATGATCATGTTCAGGCAGAGCAACAAGTTGCCCAGAGCAAACGTCGCGCTCAAAAAGCTGCCGAACGTAAAGCACGCACGAACAGACAAGGGCGAATTCTTCGCGCCTCAGGCAGCCAATCAAAAATGCTGATGGATGTCGCCAAACAACGCAGCGAGAATTCAGGCAGCGCAAACGCCCATCTGCGTCAAAACCGGTGTGCAGAAGCAAACAGAGCGCTGGAAAAAGCACGAGAGAAAATCGAAATCCTCGAACCTCTAAGCATACACATAGCTTCTACCGGCCTAACAGCAGATCGATCTGTACTCGATATGGAAGATCTGAATTTCGGCTTCGAACCAGACCGGCCTGTTCTGCAATCCGTTTCACTGGAGATTAGAGGACCTGAAAGAATTGCCATTGAAGGGAACAATGGCACCGGAAAATCCACTTTGCTGTCTTGTATCATGGGGGATTTGACACCCCTCTCAGGCACCCTGTTCCTCCATGTATCCATGGCCCTGCTTGATCAGGATATGCAACTTCTCAATCCAGACCAGACAATTCTGCAAAACATCACACGTCTGGATCCAGAAGCAACGCAGAATGAATGTCAGGCCACTCTTGCCCGCTTCGGCTTCCGCGCAAAGGCGGCAAGTCGCCTGGTCGGAACGCTGAGCGGGGGCCAACAGATGCGCGTTGGCCTCGCCTGCACACTCGGGCGCAAAACACCGCCACAATTGCTATTGCTGGATGAACCAAGCAATCATCTGGACATAGAGACAACCGAGCTGTTGGAAGCCGCATTATCCGATTATGATGGAGCACTCATACTGGTCAGCCATGACCCGGTTTTCATCAGAAATATCGGAATAGACCGCTCTCTGGTTCTTTGA
- a CDS encoding MFS transporter, producing MSDMEENFSHDMSWGGLISGQYGRALAVVSLAVWLHAGDSLIVATMLPSIVAEVGGEHMISWSFILYVLASVIAGATSALLTMSFGLRVPMFWAALLFGLGCLISALAMSMPVVLLGRLLQGAGGGVLVSLGFIAARVLFPSHLLPKVMAATSTLWGASAFLGPLLGGLFVEYASWRWGFAAFAIQAIALALFVRSQKIPADQMSETGETSEASETSGPLGAKRSVPWLGLAVLSLSVLCIAMASINVRPVQSSAFILAGLALAVLFLKVDARAGASRMLPARPFDLRTPVGAALLMLACFCSATVTNSVYGTLLLTRLHGVSALVAGYVLACAAFGWSITAFVVNSSAEEKDAKMIGIGMTAVATSLVAFSFLYPVGPVWILAMIAGLSGAGFGMSWTFILRRTTSLVEEAEIPRVTAAITTVQRVGYAFGAAYIGLVGNALGFEETAEPIALGELARSLFMACFPFVLLGLLATWQFVKPGHVSS from the coding sequence ATGTCGGATATGGAAGAAAATTTTTCGCATGATATGAGTTGGGGCGGGTTGATCTCGGGGCAATATGGACGGGCTCTGGCTGTGGTGAGTTTGGCCGTTTGGCTTCATGCCGGGGACAGCCTGATCGTCGCGACGATGTTGCCGTCGATCGTGGCGGAAGTCGGCGGCGAACACATGATCTCATGGTCGTTCATTCTATATGTTCTGGCGTCAGTGATAGCTGGAGCAACCAGCGCGCTTTTGACCATGTCCTTTGGGCTTCGGGTGCCGATGTTCTGGGCAGCGCTTCTGTTCGGCTTGGGCTGTCTCATCTCTGCTTTGGCGATGAGCATGCCTGTCGTGCTTTTGGGGCGGCTGCTTCAGGGCGCGGGGGGCGGCGTGCTGGTCTCGCTTGGCTTCATTGCGGCGCGGGTGCTTTTTCCGTCTCATCTGCTTCCTAAAGTGATGGCAGCGACATCAACGCTGTGGGGCGCTTCGGCTTTTCTCGGGCCGCTTTTAGGTGGTTTGTTCGTTGAATATGCAAGCTGGAGATGGGGTTTTGCCGCCTTTGCCATACAGGCCATTGCTTTGGCGCTGTTTGTCAGAAGCCAGAAAATCCCAGCTGATCAAATGTCCGAGACTGGCGAGACTTCAGAGGCTTCAGAGACTTCCGGGCCTTTGGGGGCGAAGCGCTCTGTTCCCTGGCTGGGCTTGGCTGTCCTGAGCCTGTCTGTCCTTTGCATTGCCATGGCTTCTATCAATGTTCGCCCGGTTCAAAGCAGTGCTTTCATTCTTGCCGGTTTGGCTTTGGCCGTACTTTTCCTGAAAGTCGATGCCCGGGCCGGGGCATCTCGCATGCTGCCAGCCCGACCGTTTGATCTGCGCACACCGGTCGGTGCGGCCTTGCTGATGCTTGCCTGTTTTTGTTCTGCGACGGTTACCAATTCGGTCTATGGCACGCTGCTGCTGACCAGATTGCATGGCGTCTCTGCTTTGGTTGCTGGCTATGTGCTGGCCTGTGCCGCCTTTGGCTGGTCGATTACGGCCTTTGTGGTGAATAGCAGTGCCGAAGAAAAGGACGCAAAGATGATCGGCATTGGCATGACGGCCGTTGCCACCAGTCTGGTCGCCTTTTCGTTTCTTTATCCGGTCGGTCCGGTTTGGATCCTGGCCATGATTGCGGGACTGAGTGGTGCAGGATTTGGCATGTCCTGGACCTTCATCTTGCGCAGGACCACCAGCCTTGTGGAGGAAGCGGAGATCCCTCGGGTGACAGCCGCCATCACGACGGTTCAGCGGGTGGGATATGCATTTGGCGCCGCGTATATCGGACTGGTCGGCAATGCGCTTGGCTTTGAAGAGACCGCGGAGCCTATTGCCCTTGGTGAACTGGCACGATCCCTCTTCATGGCCTGCTTTCCCTTTGTTCTGTTAGGACTTCTGGCGACCTGGCAGTTTGTCAAACCCGGGCATGTCTCATCATAG